Proteins encoded together in one Labeo rohita strain BAU-BD-2019 chromosome 21, IGBB_LRoh.1.0, whole genome shotgun sequence window:
- the LOC127152087 gene encoding uncharacterized protein LOC127152087 isoform X1, with translation MWSTGVCSLSFRYKMHLQVSIVVVFILLTGGLSLICYDCQSAQHCTRTRRCSGKCISTKTVDYFGPHREKADNGQRERARIPIRIKYKHAKCPGTGAQQETVSKGCASSPDCKSWSVGTGCWIREYINKCCDTDHCNADPGSLSQNLNGKRCYTCDEEDCSKTVSCWGNENYCFTAYEPSSHQLVDTKGCASKSACDQEPGEILGFNGNIICCEGNLCNVAQSVTQTFMDNGVKSVTQSLTYNSVKSVNQSFMDNAIKSVTQRFLFLCCSLLSFILLH, from the exons ATGTGGTCTACTGGTGTCTGTTCATTGTCGTTTCGCTACAAGATGCATCTGCAGGTCtccattgttgttgttttcattctTCTCACTGGAG GATTGTCTCTGATCTGTTATGATTGCCAGTCAGCTCAGCATTGTACACGGACACGGAGATGTTCTGGCAAATGCATAAGCACAAAAACAGTGGACTACTTTG gacCGCATAGAGAAAAGGCAGATAATGGGCAACGGGAACGCGCAAGGATCCCAATCCGTATTAAGTACAAACACGCTAAATGCCCCGGCACAG GTGCACAGCAGGAAACCGTGTCCAAAGGGTGTGCTAGTTCACCTGATTGTAAAAGCTGGTCTGTTGGCACAGGGTGCTGGATAAGAGAATATATTAACAAGTGCTGTGACACAGACCACTGCAATGCTGATCCAG GTTCGTTGTCTCAAAACCTTAATGGAAAGAGATGTTACACTTGTGACGAGGAGGACTGCTCAAAAACAGTGAGTTGTTGGGGGAATGAAAACTACTGCTTTACTGCATATG aaccTTCTTCACATCAGTTAGTGGATACAAAAGGATGTGCATCTAAATCTGCCTGTGATCAGGAGCCAGGAGAGATTTTAGGATTTAATGGGAACATCATATGTTGTGAAGGCAACCTGTGTAACGTTGCTCAGAGTGTCACTCAGACCTTCATGGATAATGGCGTTAAGAGTGTCACACAGAGCTTAACGTATAACAGCGTTAAGAGTGTCAATCAGAGCTTCATGGATAACGCCATTAAGAGTGTCACTCAGCGCTTCCTGTTCCTCTGTTGTTCTCTGCTCTCCTTCATTCTGCTGCACTGA